The bacterium genome includes a region encoding these proteins:
- a CDS encoding TetR/AcrR family transcriptional regulator — protein sequence MRAAIAAFAAQGIDGVSLVAITEAAGASNASAIQYHFGGKDGLIEAILDDYEQVTDGRRLELAAELSERGRPSLRDEISTLVLPWAELLEHRDGVAYLKLLGQLVGHPRFSIVERHRKALTKASGGLLAGLRRAEERDPQRWTSRWILVTGLLFHGFADYAAMTSTRRRNTNQPTLDAFVQELIDAITAVIARR from the coding sequence ATGCGCGCCGCGATCGCCGCGTTCGCTGCACAAGGGATCGACGGCGTGAGTCTCGTCGCGATCACCGAGGCCGCGGGCGCAAGCAACGCCTCAGCCATCCAGTACCACTTCGGGGGCAAGGACGGGTTGATCGAGGCGATCCTGGACGACTACGAGCAGGTCACGGATGGGCGCCGGCTCGAACTCGCTGCTGAATTGTCCGAGCGCGGTCGTCCCTCGCTGCGCGATGAGATTTCGACCCTCGTTCTTCCTTGGGCCGAGCTATTGGAGCACCGCGACGGCGTCGCCTATCTCAAGTTGCTCGGACAACTCGTGGGCCATCCCCGCTTCTCGATCGTGGAGCGCCACCGCAAAGCGCTCACGAAAGCCTCGGGCGGTCTGCTCGCTGGGCTACGACGCGCCGAGGAGCGGGACCCGCAGCGGTGGACGTCCCGCTGGATCCTCGTGACGGGGCTCCTCTTCCACGGCTTCGCCGACTACGCCGCGATGACCTCCACCCGCAGGCGCAATACGAACCAGCCTACGC